A window of the Synechococcus sp. JA-3-3Ab genome harbors these coding sequences:
- a CDS encoding sensor histidine kinase — translation METLAPAACASRDVLINRITHQIRQSLELDQILRATVEEVRAFLGTDRVKVYRFDPEGHGTVVAEARQAERLPSLLGLSFPAGDIPEEARQLFRLAQVRVIVDVEAQTRFLSQPESLGRFAQARPLPLGEVPQRLVDPCHAHYLKCMGVASSLVVPLLHHQQLWGLLVSHHAEPRSYSAEELQVVQLVADQVSIAIAQAELLEQARQKAQQERLINQIAALVYSPLHPETTLTTVLEQLTAGLQGIGARLRIRFLGLDTLCHHGIQPPAGYDAWLQEQVGRPKTAGNGVKTWSLSQLEKWPELQAQLQQTPIRGLLAVPLVWNEQLVGWLSVFRGALCQETHWAGYRWPAQGEGGEDPRQELPLISFAAWRELKVDEPKAWSAAELELVGRAAVHLALSIAQNQLYRQLQDLNARLEHEVEERTAALQRSLAMDALLQRVTDQVRSSLDEAQILRAVVQELALGLPIQGCDLCLYEGAAGQATVRYEYTAALPPAGGITLTLADYPDLYRQLQRGQAAQLCHLPGQSWIPRREGLTLLVCPLRDDQGALGDLWLAKAAAECFDTLEMQVVQQVADHCAIAIRQARLYQASVQQISELERLNRLKDDFLSTVSHELRTPITNMKMAIQLLKMARTPQKREQYLQILEQECEREAELINDLLDLQRLEQGSKPLHLEEVSLAAWLPTVLQPFVQRAEANQQQLQWQIDPKVGKVVTDQAALTRVVQELVNNACKYTPPQHRITVTARRLSPEQVQIRVVNEGVEIPRSEWERIFEKFYRIPSGDPWKRGGTGLGLALVKQWMQRLGGCVSIESGQGKTCFTLVLPQGSLPGQTSCTA, via the coding sequence ATGGAAACCTTGGCCCCTGCAGCCTGCGCCAGCCGGGATGTCCTCATCAACCGCATTACCCACCAGATCCGGCAATCCCTGGAGCTGGATCAGATCCTGAGGGCAACGGTGGAGGAGGTGCGCGCCTTTTTGGGCACGGATCGGGTCAAGGTATACCGCTTCGACCCGGAAGGCCATGGGACGGTGGTGGCGGAAGCCCGACAAGCCGAGCGGTTGCCCTCCCTCTTGGGCCTATCGTTTCCGGCGGGGGATATCCCAGAAGAGGCGCGGCAGCTGTTTCGCCTGGCCCAGGTGCGGGTGATCGTGGATGTGGAGGCCCAGACCCGCTTCCTCAGCCAGCCGGAGTCGCTGGGCCGCTTTGCCCAGGCCCGGCCTTTGCCCCTGGGCGAGGTGCCGCAGCGGCTGGTGGATCCCTGCCATGCCCACTACCTCAAGTGCATGGGGGTGGCCTCCTCCCTGGTGGTACCCCTCCTGCATCACCAGCAGTTGTGGGGGCTCTTGGTCTCCCACCACGCCGAGCCCCGCTCCTACTCTGCCGAAGAGCTGCAGGTGGTGCAGTTGGTGGCGGATCAGGTGTCGATTGCCATTGCCCAGGCGGAATTGCTGGAGCAGGCGCGGCAAAAGGCGCAGCAGGAACGTTTGATTAACCAAATTGCGGCGCTGGTGTACTCGCCGCTCCACCCCGAGACCACCTTGACCACTGTGCTGGAGCAGCTTACCGCCGGCCTCCAAGGGATCGGGGCGCGGCTGCGCATCCGGTTCCTGGGCCTGGACACCCTCTGCCACCATGGGATCCAGCCGCCGGCAGGCTACGACGCCTGGCTGCAGGAGCAGGTGGGAAGGCCCAAGACAGCAGGAAACGGGGTGAAGACGTGGTCGCTTTCCCAGTTGGAGAAGTGGCCAGAACTGCAGGCCCAGCTGCAGCAGACGCCCATTCGCGGGCTGCTGGCGGTGCCGCTGGTTTGGAACGAGCAGCTGGTGGGCTGGCTGAGCGTCTTTCGCGGCGCCCTCTGCCAAGAGACCCACTGGGCCGGCTACCGCTGGCCCGCCCAAGGGGAAGGTGGGGAGGATCCCCGTCAAGAACTGCCGTTGATCTCCTTTGCCGCTTGGCGGGAGCTGAAAGTTGACGAGCCCAAGGCCTGGTCGGCCGCGGAGCTGGAGCTAGTCGGCCGCGCTGCGGTGCACCTGGCCCTGTCGATTGCGCAAAACCAGCTCTACCGGCAGTTGCAAGATCTCAACGCCCGTCTGGAGCACGAGGTAGAGGAGCGGACGGCGGCCCTGCAGCGCTCTTTGGCCATGGATGCCCTCTTGCAGCGGGTTACCGACCAGGTGCGCAGCAGCCTAGACGAAGCCCAGATCCTGCGGGCGGTGGTGCAGGAGTTGGCGCTGGGGCTGCCCATCCAAGGCTGCGATCTCTGCCTCTACGAGGGAGCAGCCGGCCAGGCCACCGTGCGCTATGAATACACCGCCGCCCTGCCGCCCGCCGGCGGGATCACCCTAACCCTGGCCGACTACCCAGATCTCTACCGACAACTGCAAAGGGGGCAGGCGGCGCAACTGTGCCATCTGCCGGGGCAAAGCTGGATCCCACGGCGGGAAGGGCTGACGCTTTTGGTTTGCCCGCTGCGGGATGACCAGGGGGCGTTGGGCGATCTGTGGTTGGCCAAGGCGGCAGCCGAGTGCTTTGATACCCTGGAGATGCAGGTGGTACAGCAGGTAGCGGATCACTGTGCCATCGCCATCCGCCAGGCTCGCCTCTACCAGGCCTCGGTGCAACAAATCAGCGAGCTGGAGCGCCTCAACCGCCTCAAAGATGATTTTTTAAGCACCGTCTCCCACGAGCTGCGCACCCCCATCACCAACATGAAAATGGCCATCCAACTGCTGAAAATGGCCCGCACCCCCCAAAAACGGGAGCAATATCTGCAAATCCTAGAGCAGGAGTGCGAGCGCGAGGCGGAATTGATCAACGATCTGCTGGATCTGCAGCGGTTGGAGCAGGGATCCAAACCCCTTCATCTTGAAGAAGTGTCCCTGGCCGCCTGGCTGCCCACTGTGCTGCAGCCCTTTGTGCAGCGGGCCGAGGCCAATCAGCAACAGTTGCAGTGGCAGATTGACCCGAAGGTGGGCAAGGTGGTGACGGATCAGGCCGCCTTGACGCGGGTGGTACAGGAGCTGGTCAACAACGCCTGCAAGTACACCCCGCCTCAGCACCGCATCACGGTGACGGCGCGCCGCCTCAGCCCTGAACAAGTGCAAATTCGGGTGGTCAACGAGGGGGTGGAGATTCCCCGCAGCGAGTGGGAGCGCATCTTCGAGAAGTTCTACCGCATCCCCAGCGGGGATCCCTGGAAGCGGGGCGGCACCGGCCTGGGGCTGGCTTTGGTTAAGCAGTGGATGCAGCGGCTGGGGGGCTGCGTCTCTATAGAAAGCGGCCAGGGCAAGACGTGCTTTACCCTGGTGTTGCCGCAAGGATCCCTGCCTGGGCAGACCTCTTGCACCGCGTGA
- a CDS encoding TatD family hydrolase, translated as MSTAVLPAAPLVDTHVHLNYPDFAEDLPQVAERWRQAGIQQLVHSCVTPAEFPQLQAIADQYPEVFLSVGLHPLEARQWQPDLAEKIAQLAAGDPRVVAIGETGLDFYKSDPADVERQTESFRAHIALAQEQDLALIVHCREAAAATYEILREAMAARGPLRAVMHCWSGSPEETRLFVELGCFISFSGIVTFKNAETVRRSAQEVPLSQLLVETDCPFLAPTPFRGKRNEPAHVQRVAQTLAELLQIPLQDLARQTSQNAARLFRLPQPPL; from the coding sequence TTGAGCACCGCCGTCTTGCCCGCTGCCCCCCTCGTGGATACCCACGTCCACTTGAACTATCCCGATTTTGCCGAAGATCTGCCGCAGGTGGCCGAGCGCTGGCGCCAGGCCGGGATCCAGCAACTGGTGCACTCCTGCGTAACGCCGGCGGAGTTTCCCCAATTGCAGGCCATTGCCGACCAGTATCCGGAGGTGTTTTTGTCGGTGGGGCTGCACCCTCTGGAGGCGCGCCAGTGGCAGCCGGATCTGGCCGAAAAGATCGCCCAGTTGGCCGCCGGCGACCCCCGAGTGGTGGCCATTGGGGAGACAGGCCTAGATTTCTACAAGTCCGACCCGGCCGATGTGGAGCGGCAAACAGAATCCTTCCGCGCCCACATTGCCCTTGCCCAGGAGCAGGATTTGGCCCTGATCGTCCATTGCCGCGAGGCGGCAGCAGCCACCTACGAGATTTTGAGGGAGGCCATGGCTGCCAGGGGGCCGCTGCGGGCGGTGATGCACTGCTGGAGCGGATCCCCGGAGGAGACGCGACTGTTTGTGGAGCTGGGCTGCTTCATCAGCTTTAGCGGCATCGTCACCTTTAAGAACGCTGAGACGGTGCGCCGCTCGGCCCAGGAGGTGCCTCTGTCCCAGCTTCTGGTGGAAACCGATTGCCCTTTCCTGGCCCCCACCCCCTTCCGCGGCAAGCGCAACGAGCCGGCCCATGTGCAGCGGGTGGCCCAAACCCTGGCGGAGCTGTTGCAGATCCCCTTGCAAGACCTGGCCCGACAGACCAGCCAAAATGCCGCCCGCCTCTTCCGCCTGCCTCAGCCCCCCTTGTGA
- a CDS encoding thioredoxin family protein, with protein sequence MARTPSTMLPLGTPAPDFSLPDVVSGQTISLSTFADKPALLVMFICQHCPYVKHVQEELARIGRDYKDRGVGIVAISANDVEKYPDDSPENLKKMAETLGFTFPFCYDESQEVAKAFTAACTPDFFLFDAERKLVYRGQLDDSRPSLPDVPVTGKDLRAALDNLLAGKPIDPDQKPSLGCNIKWKPGNEPDYFKQA encoded by the coding sequence ATGGCCCGTACTCCCTCGACCATGTTGCCTCTGGGCACCCCTGCCCCTGACTTCAGCCTGCCCGATGTGGTGAGCGGCCAAACCATTTCCCTCTCCACCTTTGCCGACAAGCCGGCCCTGTTGGTAATGTTTATTTGCCAGCACTGCCCCTATGTGAAGCATGTGCAAGAGGAGCTGGCCCGCATTGGCAGAGATTATAAGGATCGCGGCGTCGGCATTGTAGCCATCAGCGCCAACGACGTGGAGAAATACCCCGACGACAGCCCCGAGAACCTGAAGAAGATGGCCGAGACCTTGGGCTTCACCTTCCCGTTTTGCTACGACGAAAGCCAAGAGGTGGCCAAGGCCTTCACGGCGGCCTGCACCCCCGACTTTTTCTTGTTCGACGCGGAGCGCAAGCTGGTGTACCGCGGCCAACTGGACGACAGCCGCCCCAGCCTGCCGGATGTGCCGGTGACGGGCAAAGATTTGCGGGCGGCGCTGGATAACCTGCTGGCGGGCAAGCCCATCGATCCCGACCAAAAGCCCAGCCTCGGCTGCAACATCAAGTGGAAACCCGGCAATGAGCCCGACTATTTCAAGCAAGCCTAA
- a CDS encoding ABC transporter substrate-binding protein — translation MKRPLPLLAVLWSLVFAQPLGWGSLNPAWAKPSGTLRLYTSQPDADAQKTVAAFREVYPEVSVEIFRSGTEEVISRFLLEAEKGSPQADVLLVADAPTFELLKSRNLLEPYCSPEAKAIAATYYDPDCHYFGTKILATVIVYNTAKAQPVDSWAALAQVPEGQLVMPSPTYSGAAAYNLGVITRTPGLGWEWYEALKKNKTVLVQGNGAVARNVASGEQSYGMVVDFLAIRSRNEGSPVEVVYPKEGVPVITEPVGIVKGTSNLEAAQAFVDFLLSQKGQEVAAEMGYMPLRQGVTPPKGFPALSELKILSAPAAELAQSREADKARFAKLFEE, via the coding sequence ATGAAGCGTCCTCTACCTTTGTTGGCGGTACTCTGGAGCCTGGTTTTTGCCCAGCCCCTTGGGTGGGGATCCCTGAACCCAGCCTGGGCCAAGCCGTCCGGCACCTTGCGTTTGTACACTTCCCAACCCGATGCAGATGCTCAGAAAACCGTGGCTGCGTTTCGGGAAGTTTATCCAGAGGTTTCGGTGGAGATCTTTCGCTCCGGCACCGAGGAGGTGATCAGCCGCTTTTTGCTGGAAGCCGAAAAGGGTAGTCCCCAGGCTGATGTGTTGCTGGTGGCCGATGCGCCTACTTTTGAGTTGCTGAAATCCCGCAATTTGCTGGAGCCCTACTGCAGCCCTGAAGCCAAGGCCATCGCCGCCACCTACTACGATCCAGACTGCCACTATTTCGGCACCAAGATCCTGGCCACGGTGATCGTTTACAACACGGCCAAAGCCCAGCCCGTGGATAGCTGGGCGGCCCTAGCCCAGGTTCCGGAAGGCCAACTGGTGATGCCCAGCCCCACCTATTCGGGTGCTGCCGCCTACAATTTGGGGGTGATCACACGCACCCCCGGCCTGGGCTGGGAGTGGTACGAAGCCCTGAAAAAGAACAAAACGGTGCTGGTGCAGGGCAATGGCGCTGTCGCCCGCAACGTCGCCAGTGGCGAACAGAGCTACGGCATGGTGGTGGACTTTCTTGCCATTCGCAGCCGCAACGAGGGATCCCCAGTGGAGGTGGTCTATCCCAAGGAGGGCGTGCCGGTGATTACCGAGCCGGTGGGAATTGTCAAAGGAACGTCTAACCTGGAAGCTGCCCAGGCTTTTGTGGACTTCTTGCTGTCTCAGAAGGGGCAGGAGGTCGCTGCTGAGATGGGCTACATGCCGCTGCGGCAGGGTGTGACGCCGCCAAAAGGGTTCCCCGCTTTGAGCGAGCTGAAGATCTTGAGCGCCCCGGCAGCAGAGTTGGCCCAAAGCCGCGAGGCCGACAAGGCCCGCTTTGCCAAGTTGTTTGAGGAATAG
- a CDS encoding ABC transporter permease — MSKGLRHPIIPWLVAVPGLLVLTHAYPLWRLLQRALGGEGENIRWLLETPRVHLALVHSLWVSAVSATLALVGGLVLAVLTTQTDLPGRSILRVLFLSPLVVPPQVLALAWIQWAGPVGYLQQGLRWILGGQGSLWSLYTPGGIILLLALFVLPIAYLTLVAGLSRLSKQAQEAAQLDGANLLQVWLFITLPLLRPSVAAAAALAFLGAWGNFGIPALLGIPGRYLTLPTLLYQEVINFGGDGFGRSAALALLFGLPALFFLAWSQQPQAGLDPGEAPPDPYRLGWLGWLLSGILFAAALLVILGPLLAMAATALLRAYGLPLVWSNLTLEHFRLVLFELERARRATLHSLGLAGGAALLCSGMATILGYALTRLKARLLALLSFIVDLPYALPGLIFALSLILVWLPPPLPGLSLYGTLWLILMAYLGRFLALALQPMQAAWRSLDTSLEEAASIDGASLLQTFRYLLLPLLAPALTAAVLLVFLQSFAELTLSALLVTSRSETFGWLIFGLQQGGYTHQAAALSTLLVLVLFGLAAGIQALRRQVGQP; from the coding sequence TTGAGTAAAGGGTTAAGGCACCCCATCATTCCCTGGCTGGTGGCTGTACCGGGCCTTTTGGTTTTGACCCATGCCTATCCCCTCTGGCGGCTGCTGCAGCGGGCCTTGGGCGGCGAAGGTGAGAACATCCGCTGGTTGCTGGAAACGCCCCGTGTCCATCTGGCGCTGGTTCACAGCCTTTGGGTGTCGGCGGTCTCAGCCACATTGGCGCTGGTCGGCGGCCTGGTGCTGGCGGTACTCACCACCCAGACAGATTTGCCGGGCCGCAGCATCCTGCGGGTGCTCTTTTTATCTCCCCTTGTGGTTCCGCCCCAGGTTTTGGCCTTGGCCTGGATCCAATGGGCCGGGCCGGTGGGCTATTTGCAGCAGGGGCTGCGCTGGATTTTGGGGGGTCAGGGATCCCTGTGGAGCCTCTACACGCCGGGGGGGATCATCCTGCTGCTGGCTCTTTTTGTGCTGCCAATTGCCTACCTGACGCTGGTGGCGGGCTTGAGCCGGCTCTCCAAGCAAGCTCAGGAGGCGGCCCAACTGGATGGGGCCAACCTGCTGCAGGTTTGGCTCTTCATCACGCTGCCCCTGTTGCGGCCCTCTGTGGCGGCAGCAGCGGCGCTGGCCTTCTTGGGGGCCTGGGGCAATTTCGGGATCCCGGCCTTGCTGGGGATCCCAGGACGCTACCTGACTTTGCCCACCCTGCTGTACCAAGAGGTGATCAACTTCGGCGGGGATGGGTTTGGGCGCAGCGCGGCGCTGGCGTTGCTCTTTGGCCTGCCGGCCCTCTTCTTTTTGGCCTGGTCACAGCAGCCTCAGGCGGGGCTGGATCCGGGCGAGGCCCCTCCGGATCCCTATCGCTTGGGCTGGCTGGGTTGGCTGCTCAGCGGGATCCTCTTTGCCGCAGCCTTGCTGGTCATCCTTGGGCCTTTGCTGGCCATGGCTGCAACTGCCCTGCTGCGGGCCTATGGCCTGCCCTTGGTCTGGTCTAACCTGACGCTGGAGCATTTCCGGCTGGTTCTGTTTGAGCTGGAGCGGGCCCGCCGCGCCACGCTGCACAGTTTGGGTTTGGCGGGAGGAGCAGCGCTGCTCTGCAGCGGGATGGCGACGATCTTGGGCTACGCCCTGACCCGGCTGAAAGCACGGCTGCTGGCGCTGCTCAGCTTCATTGTGGACTTGCCCTATGCCCTGCCGGGCCTGATTTTTGCGTTGTCCCTCATTTTGGTGTGGTTGCCCCCTCCCCTGCCGGGGCTGAGCCTCTACGGCACCCTGTGGCTGATCCTGATGGCCTACTTGGGGCGGTTCTTGGCCCTGGCGCTGCAACCGATGCAAGCTGCTTGGCGCAGCCTGGACACCAGCCTGGAGGAGGCGGCCAGCATCGACGGGGCCTCCCTGCTGCAAACTTTTCGCTACCTCCTGCTGCCCCTGCTGGCACCGGCCTTGACAGCAGCGGTGTTGCTGGTGTTTTTGCAATCTTTTGCCGAGCTGACCCTCTCCGCCCTCTTGGTCACCTCCCGCTCAGAAACCTTTGGGTGGCTCATCTTTGGCTTGCAACAGGGGGGCTACACCCACCAGGCAGCAGCTCTGAGCACCCTGCTGGTACTCGTTCTCTTTGGCTTGGCTGCCGGGATCCAGGCGCTGCGGCGGCAGGTTGGGCAGCCTTAA
- a CDS encoding ABC transporter substrate-binding protein encodes MNTRRTFLAALAGLAAAAGAAFLAADSFAQSPANVKVWIAFTDNRLDWARQKAAEFNKQFPQYNVTVEGYGNYEEIQQATDLAIQQKAAPAVVQWFEVGTQRARDFGYFKSIAEALGNRTEVNGIPVNFEDFIEPVVSYYTLDGKFTSMPWNSSSPILYSNTAILKKAGIEKPPATWQELEAACEKIMALPDAPQGCVTWPNHGWFYEQWMAQQDALLANNENGRAARATQVFLDSQPSVAIATWWKGMYDKGYYIYSGKQRDWAATEQAIQTGTVAMAITSSADAANITNAAKQNNIELVTTRMPYNADKGWTGNLIGGASLWLVKDLPKEVEEGALTFMLWLNNTENAAEWHQVTGYLPIRKSSVALLESQGWFKENPNFFTAIDQINNSKVTPATRGALLGAFPEIRNVVTQTMEDLMLKGGDPAQAMARANETANRLLAEYNSLYQ; translated from the coding sequence ATGAATACCCGTCGGACTTTCCTGGCTGCTCTGGCCGGCCTGGCGGCTGCCGCTGGTGCTGCCTTCCTGGCTGCTGACAGCTTTGCCCAGTCTCCTGCCAACGTCAAAGTTTGGATTGCCTTTACCGATAACCGTCTCGATTGGGCCCGTCAAAAGGCGGCAGAGTTCAACAAGCAATTTCCTCAATACAATGTAACTGTTGAGGGCTACGGCAACTACGAAGAAATTCAACAGGCCACCGACCTCGCTATTCAACAAAAAGCCGCTCCGGCAGTGGTGCAGTGGTTTGAGGTGGGCACCCAACGGGCACGGGATTTCGGCTACTTCAAGTCCATCGCCGAGGCGCTGGGCAACCGCACCGAAGTGAACGGGATCCCGGTGAACTTCGAGGATTTTATCGAGCCGGTGGTGAGCTACTACACCCTGGATGGCAAGTTCACCTCCATGCCCTGGAACAGCTCCAGCCCCATCCTCTACTCCAACACCGCCATTTTGAAGAAGGCCGGGATCGAGAAGCCGCCGGCCACCTGGCAGGAGCTAGAAGCCGCCTGTGAGAAGATCATGGCGCTTCCCGACGCTCCCCAGGGCTGCGTCACCTGGCCCAACCACGGCTGGTTTTACGAGCAGTGGATGGCGCAGCAAGATGCTCTCTTGGCCAACAACGAAAATGGCCGTGCCGCCCGGGCCACCCAGGTCTTTTTGGACTCGCAGCCCTCGGTGGCTATCGCCACCTGGTGGAAAGGGATGTATGACAAAGGCTACTACATCTACAGCGGCAAGCAGCGGGATTGGGCAGCCACAGAGCAGGCCATCCAGACCGGTACCGTCGCCATGGCCATCACCAGCAGCGCCGACGCGGCCAACATCACCAACGCCGCCAAGCAGAACAACATCGAGCTGGTCACCACCCGCATGCCCTACAACGCCGACAAGGGTTGGACGGGGAACTTGATCGGGGGCGCCAGCCTTTGGTTGGTGAAGGATCTGCCCAAAGAGGTGGAAGAGGGGGCGCTGACCTTCATGTTGTGGCTCAATAACACCGAAAATGCTGCCGAATGGCACCAAGTGACCGGCTATCTGCCCATTCGCAAAAGCTCGGTAGCCTTGCTGGAGTCGCAGGGCTGGTTCAAGGAAAACCCCAACTTCTTCACTGCTATCGACCAAATCAACAACTCCAAGGTCACTCCTGCCACCCGTGGGGCGTTGCTGGGAGCCTTTCCTGAGATTCGCAATGTGGTAACCCAGACCATGGAAGATCTCATGCTCAAGGGCGGGGATCCGGCCCAAGCCATGGCCAGGGCCAACGAGACTGCCAACCGGCTTCTGGCCGAGTACAACTCCCTCTATCAGTAA
- a CDS encoding carbohydrate ABC transporter permease, with product MGKWIQVLLPLLAGLSGALWVGSRFRRIERPVLLGAALGGLAGGLGSLIFMVPLDFCTFEPERKAIDLAFGVGLVLAGMAIPLWPLLAWIRKERERRLGIPSAAPQERGIFKQGWLAWLLLLPTFAILVVFLYYPGLDTLRLSTLLTFVGAPRSRFVCVDNFTALLTDATYLRSLGITFAISAAIVVLGLSGSLLIATLAYQPIRGAAIYRILLIWPYAISPAVAGIIFFIIFNPLGGVANYLLGLVGIPRLNWLSDPNLAPWVVIFASVWKQMGYNILFYLAGLQNLPKDLQEAAAIDGAGALRRFFSITLPLLSPITFFLVITNMTYAFFDIFGTIDLLTAGGPSGSTSVLMYEIYKIGVSSGNLGRAAAQSIVLFLIVVGLTILQFRTTERNVTYGG from the coding sequence ATGGGGAAATGGATCCAAGTGCTGCTGCCGCTGCTGGCGGGGTTGTCGGGGGCCCTCTGGGTGGGATCCCGTTTTCGGCGCATCGAGCGGCCTGTGCTGCTGGGGGCGGCTCTGGGGGGGCTGGCAGGAGGGTTGGGATCCCTGATCTTCATGGTGCCGCTGGATTTTTGCACCTTTGAGCCGGAGCGCAAGGCCATCGACCTCGCTTTTGGCGTGGGGTTGGTGCTGGCGGGCATGGCCATCCCCCTCTGGCCGCTGCTGGCCTGGATCCGCAAGGAGCGGGAGCGCCGCCTGGGGATCCCCAGTGCAGCTCCCCAAGAGAGGGGTATCTTCAAGCAGGGGTGGCTGGCCTGGCTGCTCTTGTTGCCCACCTTCGCCATTTTGGTGGTGTTTCTCTACTATCCAGGGCTGGATACCCTGCGCCTCTCCACCCTGCTCACCTTTGTGGGCGCGCCGCGCAGCCGCTTCGTCTGTGTGGACAACTTTACCGCTCTGCTGACGGATGCCACCTATCTGCGCAGCCTGGGGATTACCTTCGCCATTTCGGCGGCCATCGTGGTGTTGGGGCTGAGCGGATCCCTGTTGATTGCCACGCTGGCCTACCAGCCCATCCGCGGGGCGGCAATCTATCGCATCTTGCTGATCTGGCCCTACGCCATTTCGCCAGCAGTGGCCGGTATCATCTTTTTCATTATCTTCAACCCCTTGGGCGGCGTAGCCAACTACTTGCTGGGGTTAGTAGGGATCCCACGTTTGAACTGGCTGAGCGATCCCAATTTAGCCCCTTGGGTGGTGATCTTTGCCAGCGTTTGGAAGCAAATGGGCTACAACATTTTGTTTTATCTGGCTGGGCTGCAAAACCTGCCTAAAGATTTGCAGGAGGCGGCTGCCATCGATGGGGCGGGGGCCCTTCGCCGCTTCTTTTCCATCACTCTACCGCTGCTTTCCCCCATCACCTTCTTTTTGGTGATCACCAACATGACCTACGCCTTTTTCGATATTTTCGGCACCATTGATTTGCTGACTGCCGGCGGCCCTTCCGGATCCACCTCGGTGTTGATGTACGAGATCTACAAGATTGGCGTATCGTCAGGCAATTTGGGCAGGGCAGCCGCCCAATCCATTGTGCTCTTCTTAATTGTGGTGGGCCTGACGATCCTGCAATTCCGCACCACCGAGCGGAATGTAACGTATGGGGGATAA
- a CDS encoding PAM68 family protein: MGKSSRYSKASRRRSSSTPAQVETQPTQREPVAVIPPEVSRRMVRRILVFSGIPSGLGLSSFFVNYYLLTNHVIALPPYFTLVESLAFFGLGFLGISYGVFSASWDPEPGSLLGIDEFRRNLGNVFKQWRELSDPSKPSEADES, from the coding sequence GTGGGCAAGTCCAGCCGCTATTCCAAAGCCTCCCGCCGCCGCTCCAGCTCTACCCCTGCTCAGGTGGAGACGCAACCGACCCAAAGAGAGCCGGTTGCTGTCATTCCCCCTGAGGTCAGCCGGCGTATGGTGCGGCGGATCTTGGTCTTTTCCGGGATCCCTTCTGGCCTTGGCTTGAGCAGCTTTTTTGTCAATTACTATCTCTTAACCAACCATGTGATAGCCCTGCCCCCCTACTTTACTTTGGTGGAGTCGCTGGCCTTTTTCGGCCTTGGCTTTTTGGGCATTAGCTACGGCGTGTTCTCGGCTTCTTGGGATCCAGAGCCGGGATCCCTGCTGGGGATTGACGAGTTCCGCCGCAACCTAGGCAATGTTTTCAAGCAATGGCGCGAGTTGTCTGACCCTTCTAAGCCGTCGGAAGCTGACGAATCCTAG
- the rpsO gene encoding 30S ribosomal protein S15 has product MALLQQEKQEIIETYRLHDTDTGSAEVQVALLTSRINQLSQHLQKNPKDFNSRRGLMMMIGRRKRLLNYIAKRSPDRFRELAERLNIRVKK; this is encoded by the coding sequence ATGGCCTTACTGCAGCAAGAGAAGCAGGAGATTATCGAGACCTACCGACTTCACGACACTGACACCGGCTCTGCCGAGGTACAAGTTGCTCTTCTAACCAGCCGTATCAACCAACTCTCGCAGCACCTTCAGAAAAACCCGAAAGATTTCAACTCGCGCCGCGGCCTAATGATGATGATCGGTCGGCGTAAGCGGCTGCTCAACTACATTGCCAAACGTTCTCCCGACCGCTTCCGGGAGCTGGCCGAACGGTTGAACATTCGGGTGAAAAAGTAG
- a CDS encoding HEAT repeat domain-containing protein: MTTTSGDLPALLELLSSQNLGDRLRAVNKARELPATEALTLLQRAVTDENARVRYAAISQLGTLSGAGVDPAALLPILQQFLREDPEFDVRAAAAAALGDLKQPQALDDLLEAYRRETEWLVRFSIVAALGELGNPAAFDTLVQVLQEGDELLTTAAAAALGDLGDPRAIPHLEPLIDSDDWQLRYRVCIALAQLGTEAARPGLTRLAQDPQEQVAAHARTALASL; the protein is encoded by the coding sequence ATGACGACAACTTCTGGGGATCTGCCGGCCTTGCTGGAGCTGTTGAGCTCTCAGAACTTGGGGGATCGGCTGCGCGCCGTCAACAAGGCCAGAGAGCTCCCCGCGACCGAAGCCTTGACGCTGTTGCAGCGAGCTGTAACCGACGAGAATGCCCGCGTCCGCTATGCCGCCATTAGCCAATTGGGCACGCTCTCCGGCGCAGGTGTCGACCCGGCTGCCCTTTTGCCGATTCTGCAACAGTTTTTGCGAGAGGACCCCGAGTTCGATGTGCGGGCTGCCGCCGCCGCCGCCCTGGGGGATCTGAAGCAGCCACAGGCCCTAGACGATCTGCTAGAGGCTTACCGGCGAGAGACGGAGTGGCTGGTGCGCTTTAGCATTGTCGCCGCGCTGGGCGAGCTGGGCAACCCCGCCGCCTTCGACACCCTAGTGCAGGTTTTACAGGAAGGAGACGAGCTGCTAACAACAGCCGCTGCCGCTGCCCTGGGAGATCTAGGGGATCCGCGGGCCATCCCCCATTTGGAGCCCCTCATCGATTCGGACGATTGGCAGTTGCGCTACCGCGTCTGCATTGCTCTAGCCCAGCTCGGCACCGAAGCCGCCCGCCCCGGCCTAACCCGGCTGGCCCAGGATCCCCAAGAGCAGGTGGCCGCCCACGCCCGCACCGCCCTGGCATCTCTGTAG